CCTCTTCAATCAGATACGAAGCTGACATAGTGCTCAATCAGGTTTTCGAAGTTTTTCGTGAACAGCTTGTTGAGACAGGACTTAGTTCCGGTGAAATTGCAGAATTGTGCTCCTTATTTACAGACCACAATCAGTTTTACGATGCAGTAATAACCGCCTCCGATTCAAGTGAAATAAGGCTGAAACCTTTTCGCGACCTTTACTCAATTGCCCTCCACAAACTTTCCGTCCCTGTCGAGAAGTTCGATCAGGTTATCGGATTTGAGGATTCAGAAAGCGGCAACCTGGCTATTCGTGCCGCAGGTATCGGGATGGCGATTGCCGTACCTTTCGCACAAACTGCGGGTCACAATCTCTCCGCAGCAACTTATATTGCCAATGGAGGCATTCCCGAAGTAATCTTTAAAAAACATCTTTTTCTAAATCATATTTGAGAAGTTATGTCAAAGTTTGATGACCACCTGAAAAACAAAGTCTTTCATGTAATCTCCAATACCCACTGGGACAGGGAGTGGCGCTTTCCTTTCCAAAGAAACAGGCAAATGCTCGTTGACATGATAGACAAAGTGATTGAGATACTCGAAAACAACCCCGACTACCGTGCATTTCATCTCGACAGTCAGTCGATTGTGATTACCGACTACCTCGAGGTGAAGCCTCAGATGAAAGAGAGATTCGTAAAACTCGTCGAGGAAAAAAGATTACTGATAGGTCCCTGGTTCATCCTTCCCGAGCAGTTCCAGGTTGGTGGAGAAAACCTCGTGCGGAATCTGCTGATCGGTCATAAAATATGCAAGGAACACGGTGGTGTCTCCAAAATCGGCTACTCCCCTTTCTCATGGGGACAAATCTCCCAACTTCCCCAGATTTACAAGGAATTCGGAATAGAACTGATCATGTTCTACCGCGGAATAAATTCATTGGAGTCGCCTAAAGCTGAATTTGTATGGGAAGGTGCCGATGGTACAACAGCCCTCGCATCGAGATTTTCGACCATGCCGCGGTATAATTTTTACTTCTATATCTACAGAACTGTCGTCCACAACGAAACCCCCTATGATGTTGAACATCCATGGAACAAGGGTGGTGTTCTGTTTCATTTTGCCGATGAAAAGCTCTACAAGGAAGATTTTTTCATGGCGGAATACCCCGATCACTACTACCCTGAAAATGTTAGACCTTCTGTAGAGGATATCGTAAACCGTCAGGCTGATGATTTCACCACTCCGCATGTCATCTGGATGGAAGGTCACGATTCGTCGGGTCCGAATGAAAAAACTGTCAAAATTATCGAGGACATTAAAAAGGAATTCCCTGAGATTAATGTAATTCACTCCACTCTCGAAGATTACGCCGCTGCCCTCGCAGAAACATTTGATGAGGAAAAGGCAGCCTATGTTACGGGTGAAAGAAGAAGTGCACAATACGACGCCAGAAGCGGAAATATGTACGGCTACACGACGAGCGCAAGAATGTACCTGAAACAAAGGAATTTTGAAGTGGAAAATTTCCTTCAGTTTTATGCAGAGCCTTTCAACTCTTTCTCCGGGATGCTGGGAAATGACATAAACCACAAATACCTCGATATCGCCTGGAATTATCTGGTTCAAAACTCAGCCCACGACTCTATCGGCGGATGTTCACTTGATGCAATCCACGACGACATGATGTCGCGCTACAAACAGGTCGAAGAAATTTCAACCGGTGTCTTTGAGCGGGCATGCAAATATTTTATCAAAAACATTGACCATTCGGGCAAACTCGAGAAATATGCTCATCCCGACTATCCTCAGTTTCTTACCGTTTTCAATCCGACTTCATACCTCAGAAACGAAACAATGAGATTGATGATCGACATACCCGACAGAGCAATTGCAGGGTCATTAAAAATCATTAATGAAAACGGTGAAAGTCTTTCCCTCTCCATTCTTGAGGAATATGATGTTGAACCTGTTCTCGAACAAATGATCAACAGACCGATGTATCTTAAGACAAAGAGGTATGAAGTACTGGTTTCACTAACCAATATTGCTCCTCTCGGTTACACATCCTATGCAGTTGTTCCCGATTCTTTCCTCCCGCTTGAGTCAGAATTTATCGCAACGGGTAAAAAGAAAAAAACAAAACTTGACAATGAACACTTGCAGGTTACTTTTAACGACAATGGTACCTTCAATGTTTTCCACAAAGAAACGGGATTCTATTACAACAATCTCGGAAATATTTATGACGAAGGTGAAGGCGGACACGCATGGGTCAACAAACCTCTCCCTCCGTTTGTCACAACTGATGAGTCAAAAGCAAAGGTAAAACTGATCGAAAACTCGCCTCACTCCGCAACCGTGCAGATCAGGCAGTATCTCTCCCTCCCCTCCAATTTAAAGCAGAGACAGGGCAGAAATCCTGACTTTACGGTGGTACCGATAAAACTGAATGTAACACTCGAAAAGGGTGCCAAAAAAGTTGAAATCAAAGTGGATGTGAACAACAAAGCCGAGAGCCATCGCCTTAGACTCCTCTTCCCTACCGGTTTGAAAATAAAAACCCACTACGGTGAAGGACAATTCGATGTGGTTGAAAGAAGTGTTGAGAGACCCGATACTAGCAACTGGATAGAACAACCGATGTACGATTTCCCGATGCATCAGTTTATGGCGGTTTCAGACGGAAGAAACGGTGCTGCTATCTTCACCAAAGGTCTGAAAGAATACGAAATTCTTCCCGATACCCAGAACACAATCGCTATTACACTTCTGAGGTCTTTCAATTACATCATTTCTCCAAGTTCTGTGGAAGATTACTCGGAATTAAAGGGCTCACAATGCCTTGGAAAACAATCTTTCGAACTGGCATTCTATCCCTTTAAAGGTGACTGGTCGGATGGAAATGTTTATCCTGAAGCGATGAAATACAATCTTCCCCTTTCGGCTGTTATCAGCTCCAAAGCTAACGGTACGATGCCCTCGACCATGTCATTCATAAAGATTGAGCCTGAAAACCTGATATTCAGTTGTTTTAAAAGGGCGGAATCTGAAGAAGACGGCGAGTATGTAATAAGAGTCTATAATCCGACCGAAGAAGGAATTTCGGGTAAAATTTCGTTCGGAATTCCTCCAAAACATGTCTCCAGAACCACACTTGAAGAGGAAATTCTGGAAAACAAAAATTTGACAGTACCGAATGAATTGTCCGTCAAGATCGGTGCAAAAAAACTTAAAACCTATTTGTTAAAATATTAGTTGATATAAAAGATGATAAAGAATAAATACGGCTACTATACCGAAGACTACCGCGAATTTGTAATTACCGATCCCCGCACTCCAAGACCTTGGTTTAACTATATGTGGAACAAGGACTTTGCAGGGATGATTTCACATACCGGCGGAGGTTTTTCATTCCTTGAAACTCCCCGTGACAACAGACTGACCAGAATGCGTTATAACTGCCTCCCATGGGACAGACCCGGCAGGTATGTCATGGTTAAAGATGCAAAATCAGGTGAGTACCACTCTCTTAGCTGGGCACCGACAATCGAGAGAAAATATGACCTATACGAGTGCCGGCACGGTCAGGGTTACACTTCCATAAAGACGGTTGTTTCAGAAATCGAAGGCAATATAACATACTTTGTTCCCCGTGAAATTAATGCCGAAGTGTGGCGGGTCTCTCTTAAAAATCTCTCTAACGAAACGAGAAATCTGGAGATTTATTCCTTCGCAGAACTTATGATGGGAAATGCCCTCAACGATATAATCAACCAGCCAAATGACAAGCATTTCACCGATATTCACTTCGACAAAAAACATGACACACTCGTTGCCACCCGCAGATACTGGGTACTCAATAAAAAAGTCAGTGTGGAACAACCAAATCTCGACTGGAAATATGACCTCCTCTTCACTTCCACCCTCCCTGTTACAGGATTCGATGGAAGTCTGGATAAATTCATCGGCAGGTGGCGTTCTGAAGCCAATCCGGAAGCTGTGGAGAGAGGTGAAATGTTCAACACCGAAATTACAGCCGGTGATCCTGTTGCAGCACTTCAAAACAGAATTTCTCTTAATCCGGGTGAATCAGTTGAATTTGCAATAATCATGGGTGTGGCTCCCAAAAACGAGTCGGATTCAGAGTTCAAATACAACGAACTTAAATGGTCAGCACTAAAGGATATCAATAAGATTGATTCCCTCCTTGCTGAAGTAAAAGAATACTGGACAAACTATCTAGGCCACTTTTCTGTAGAAACTCCAGATGAAAAACTGAACGCTTCGCTCAATGTCTGGAATCAATATCAGGCGGCTGTTACTTTCGACATGGCACGAAACTCAGGATATTATCACGGCGGCCTCCTCTTCGGAAACGGTATCAGGGATCAATTCCAGGACATTCTTGGCATGCTCCTCCCCGAACCGGGACGGGTTAAAGCCAGAATTCTAAACGCCTTAAAATACCAGTTTAATGACGGTTCCACCCTCCACAACTTTTTTAAGATTACTGAATGGGGAGAAAAAACAAATCACTCCGACACTCCCCTCTGGATTCCTTTTGGAGTAACTGAA
This genomic window from Ignavibacteria bacterium contains:
- a CDS encoding glycosyl transferase family 36, with protein sequence MIKNKYGYYTEDYREFVITDPRTPRPWFNYMWNKDFAGMISHTGGGFSFLETPRDNRLTRMRYNCLPWDRPGRYVMVKDAKSGEYHSLSWAPTIERKYDLYECRHGQGYTSIKTVVSEIEGNITYFVPREINAEVWRVSLKNLSNETRNLEIYSFAELMMGNALNDIINQPNDKHFTDIHFDKKHDTLVATRRYWVLNKKVSVEQPNLDWKYDLLFTSTLPVTGFDGSLDKFIGRWRSEANPEAVERGEMFNTEITAGDPVAALQNRISLNPGESVEFAIIMGVAPKNESDSEFKYNELKWSALKDINKIDSLLAEVKEYWTNYLGHFSVETPDEKLNASLNVWNQYQAAVTFDMARNSGYYHGGLLFGNGIRDQFQDILGMLLPEPGRVKARILNALKYQFNDGSTLHNFFKITEWGEKTNHSDTPLWIPFGVTEYLNETGDFSILDEVVKFYDEGEATVYEHTARALDFAISAVSERGLPKIMNGDWNDTLDKVGPRGKGETIWGAFFLGYVIKKALPLLGLRNDQERIKHWSTAFVHMEKLINEVAWDGEWYIRAFNDFMEPLGTHKSEQGKIFINSQSWAVISGMAPEERAKKCIESVKKQLLRPNGIQICWPSYTKVEENTGLISRCVPGKKENGAIFNHASSWFIMASIYAGDIDSAVDIYKRMLPANSSERIDIYEVEPYVFAEYITSPDHPTEGQASHSWLTGTAVWMLRIGMDYIIGFQPRFTGIAISPALPSYWNGFKASRKFRNCNLSLTVKRAGKNETPGLYLENNLMPDNFIPQENLIPGGNLNLLFLSK